Genomic window (Ammospiza caudacuta isolate bAmmCau1 chromosome 10, bAmmCau1.pri, whole genome shotgun sequence):
ctcttcctagctagcctagctgctctgcaaacctctctctatattcttattagtatagtcataatgtattatatataatatcttaataaatcaagccttctgatttaagaaacaagattcaccgtctctctatcaccagcagcgcccactcaggcgcggtaatactTTTCTTCTATCATTATTCTACCTATGACATCCCCCGGTGTGTCCTTGGACCCacattgtcacaactgacccacggttccatgaggttcccctgtgtcaccatggtcactgtcagaggctggatgagatcaatgtcctgagacactgtgggatgagctgtcaATCAGTCACACAGTGGGTACAGTGCTAACCCAACCTGATTGCCTGTGTGatcagaaatcccacctggggaGGCTCACAAGGGCCTGGGGGCTTAAAATATAGAGCACAAGGTGAGCCCCTGGTATggactctgccctctcctggggtttgtgtctcaccCACACTGGAACCCTAGGAGCTGTTAGTCATATATGTGTCTTTCTATagagcttctgtctttctgtctctctctctttcttcttgttctaatgctctttatatggaacatttttggatACCCTAACAGCTTACGTGTTTTAATGTTTCCAGGATAAATGGGCTAAGTTAATGAAGTTACTGCTATGATTAATGTTTTATGTGTAATTTGATGTTGCGTTAAATCCTATTCCAAAGTTCTTGATTTTTTGCACTTTGCCAGtagaattttgtgtcattttgacctcttacaaatatctggctggtgtttttcctgtgcaccaAATTTGAGTAAAGGTGGCAGATGAATTGGTGAGTTGGCACGCAAGCCCTGAATGGAGCTCCGGGTGCGTGGAGGATCGGGGCAGTGTGAGTCGCGCACAATCCCTGCAGTAGGAGGACACGGGTCCCTAGCGGGGTTTAGGGTGCCCCGAGTACAGCGGCAGCACTGAGTAGAGCCAAGagggccccagtgcccagggtggaacGGCGGTGCTGGGGGTTCAGGGTGCCACCCTTCAGGTAGAAACCGTAAACCCActgaaggcccctgaggggattggggtcacagggcagggcagggctgggcttacagggcagggcaaggctggacctgccccttcctcccccacacacaaaatgtttagagccaacaatctcctccagtctgtcaaaacaggcagtgttggaggtgaaatcccaattgtggccatgggcacctggctgagaaggacagttcttttccatgggaaggaaagcacagagcctcaaggTTTGGAAGGCAAGTGAGAGCCTCAGCAGGCCACGGCCAGCTAGATTGTCAGTAATTGCAGAgtttggatttagggaattttggaggtggaaacccaatctcagccatgggcacctggagaagcagacagttctttccttaggaaggagagcatggagcctttcccaatgttttggggacggatgagaggtgacccttgtgaaaccactgccagacagacttgtcctggcaatattcctattggaagaatccctggatataaggacctttggaggtgaaatcccaattctggccatgggtgcctagagcaggaggacagttcttttccattgggaaggaaagcacagagcctcagtgcttcagcagcagatgagaagtgacactcaacatgcaaaggtcagttggaccagtcaggcagtctatgggaggccaaagcagccagacttgttttgtgttcccttggttttgtggggctccatattgtcacaatggttccttggatccatggggccCCGCAGTGTCAGAATGGTGACTTGATTCCATgggttccagcagtgtcacaatggccccttgattacaagaagacctgcagtgtcacaaaggcctcttggtttcacgaggccccacaatatcacaatggtcctcccaggatcacaatggtctcactgattccatgaggcctcacagcgtcacaatggtctctgcgtttccatgagtcccctgagtgtcacaatggtctctgtgtttccatggtgcccctcagtgtcaccatggccccttggttccataacaccccaaagtgtccgaatggtctccatggttccatgcagACCCACgctgtcacaatggccccttgttttgatgaggcctctcagtgtcacaatgatccctacattccatggagccacacagcgTCAGTACAGTCCCCATggatccatgaggcccagcaacgtcacagtgctctccatgattccatgaggccccacagtgtcacaatggtctcttggtctcacagggccccacagtgtcacaatggtctcttggtctcacagggccccacagggtcacaatgctcccttggttccatgggccctgtgctgctgcattcccccctccccttctcaggccgccctgccagctgagaaatgctccttgggcctcagccttggccaacagccccaggctcagctcctctgcagctcatcacaaacactgtctgctccaggcactgctactgcccaaccagctcctggttcctatAGGAGCAGTCCTGGGACCTGTTTGTGTTCCCTGAgcggcacaacatccctgttctcaccctgccaaagaaagctgctgatgccaagtgcggccaggatgaaccattgctgggactgaagcccctctcttggggccctgcaaacagcgctccaaaaggagcccttggagctctcctgggccagccactccctctgagtggggcctctcccagccgggaactctcccgtttgctgcactcggggatcctgaacaacgacggagcctgggccgatccccccactcctccaggctcaacccttcacccgctggggagatgccaaaggacccacagtgagcatttcctgccctcaggggaatttcttacaggtgccttgcactgactctttgtgtctgtgtgcacacaggagtgcctgtgctggagaaatgtggcagaaatgctgcactctgaggggcttgagtgccttggatagctgagtcagtcaggcctgtagggaaggttaaatcacaaggcctaagtgaagttaaatgctgctgagaggttttcttttgctaagcAGTTACCTTTAGTATAAGTTTTATGTTAAGTtcaatattgttaagtgttattcctctgttaaattgcgAAGTCATAGGTTTAAGTTAGGTTACATGCTGTTatactctgctcttttgctaaactgtgaggttgaaagtatcagttaaggttaatGTATAAGtaaagtcctgttaagtttgagctctgttaagctttcaggccatgttccttttatccttgcccttgctgtccttgtgtcactcacacatgcacacacagggacagttccaggttaatttctggttttattgcctggattctgtttggttttgtagttgctttgtttccttggtgtgcctgaagtgtccagtcaggagcagagtgactcttgccaaggaactttgtgctgctgtcccttaatattaaatctggttttggctgatcccTTGCCGGGggtttttcagcgctctcaaggcctcgtttgtaacagggtgaaggagccctggcccaggctctggccctgggggacacggggacgctgccggggggtccctgtccccctgtcccacgcccagggccccgtccccccgtccccgtgtcaggctctggggtcgatcttgtggaacatcctctgggggaggctgcggggctgggggacccggggggacaggggaccccgctgtgcacgagcagggttggactgctctggggggaactgtgaggggggccggggcagagtgacctccccagtgccctcacacagcccctgtgatgtcacattgcccctgtgatgtcatgctgcccccatgatgtcacacagcccctgtgatgtcacacagcccctgtgatgtcacactgaccctgtgatgTTACAGAGCCAACTCTGTGTCATCCTGTGATTtcatacagcagtgctgtgacatcgcagaagactgatgtcacaaagtcaccctgtgatgtcacaatctggtctgtgatgtcacagcctcctctatgatgttacacagccaccaggtGAGGTCACAACCTACTCTCTGATgcctcagagccaccctctatgagagcagacactgctctatagcctcacaccctgctctgtgatgtcacagcaagctctgtgatgtcaaagccagctttgtgatgtcacacaaccCTCAAGAACCCTTAAGAACTCAGttctattgaaacactgaagtttcttgtactttgaagagatccctgtcagggacaccacagggaaagtgtccccaggccccaggcagagcagagaactggaggcagtgatgacaggtggggacaaagagaagccaagtcttggtgccctggggcacagcagggtctgtgccaccaagggctgtgaggagacaccttgtcctgaggcacgggggcctcctggcacagccccagccaggctgggcactgtcagccccttgtcctgccctcagcatcctcccctagcccacatcccatggcctcaaggatctgctggaaggagtccctggggagccttgctcaggaatggtcctgggggctccttcatgcttccagggactgcaggtttttcaaaggactttgggttttgcttttgccttggagtctctgagagctttgtgcaatcatggctTCTAATTATGTGTTGCAATTAGTCCttagagaggctttgtcagtaacaccactcagtggggctcataaatgcttcaaggtacttcagttcttttaaggtatttggtgtttcccttgggatagactctgggagatatttgtccaatcatggccccaattatctgcgttaattagtccctggagagctttgtactgacacgaaatggggctcattaatgctttgagacactcaaggtgttgaaggtactttagattttcttttccacactgtctgagaggtttttgtgccatcctggccacaaattctctcctccaaggagtccatgaggagcctgtgttggagagggacctcagagggagccatgaatgcctggagacacttggggtgtttcctctgcctttgactcctggcaaggtttgtgcaatctcctcccaggccctgaggttcaagggctcactccaaatgcacagtgaggctcatgaggatcaagcaagtcctgacaaaccctggctctgccttgatttccctctgctccagtgtagttcattaggaggttttcctttgacagttatggagaaatagttcaaagagcttccaggaaatatgtagtcctattttaaagggtgtctttttattgctgttcttattacacaagaggtgattgcagcattcagtgactgatattgatccagggactctcctaaggagccctggcctgctcagagaagtggtgccttgagctctgagccagtgtggacaaccttgcttcATATTCCCCAAGCCCATGgtctctctcctcactcacctggaacctgctttgcttggagaagtggctgcacacagccaaagagggattttccttcatttgtttttgaagcaatctaaaactcctgagtttccccattgcaaacagacatcctcctcaactgtgtgccaagcccaagctgccaccagaagcactccagacctgccctgggccagctgtgagggtgcatcatcatcccaacatgcagtggtgccattgcaagggactgttgccatggacactgcaaggaccgcactgctgggtttgggtgccatggcaacccccatcagttcaggtttccttggaaaccagcccaaggagccatttctgcagccaggttccatggccacttgcctgcagagctgttgctgcccttggctgccatggcaaccctgggacaaagcggtgccagggctgttccaggtacaattgcagtgacactcgttggtgccaccaggtgccatggcaacggccACGGGGACCCGTTCCTTGGTTTGGTGCAATGGCAACCAATGCCCGGAGCCgttgtgatggttggtggccatggaaagctgccctgggcccttgctcagggctggtgtcagtgcccagagccagaggggatcccttgctgggggctgtgccatggccacctgccctgtgccgcgctggccgctctggcaccaggaaccagcagccaccggcactgccagggccaaaggccaggtcagccagacagaaaggggcagggctgggcactgtttccatggcaaccggcactggggggacacctgggtcacctggcctggcagttgccatggaaacccccggcagggactgagggcacagcccctggcactgagacactgctgggccgggtgctgagcacagcgctgagcacgcagagatggttttgttcttgctgagctgcagcacagccaaggcctgtcctgcccctcgtccagccacgctggggaggggctggggctgcaggggagctgggcaggggacacagccaggacaggggacccaaACTGAGCCCGGGCATAccccagaccagagcacatcatgctcagggtatgaaggggggaacagggaggaaggggggaattttggagggagggcttttgccttcccaggtaaCACTTAGGCAAAAGGgggccctgtttcaccagtgggcagggtcactaccaaagacacagacaccaagttaaggaattgtgtcatttatatcatgcacagctgcagagatttacaaaaggataagctcagcaaagcacatcatcattagcaaagaattacaaaagaagctcagcaatccatcataacccatcattatattttgatgaccaatcccttggtgaaacaccagaggtatttgtggcagacaaagattctggctgactatcaaggtacaccttacagacatcagtagtactttagtgacaccgttcttcattattttttctcaatctcattcgagttaggaacaagaattctgttgtccatggagctggcacctttttaattccagaataatgcccccaggccctttgctgttcagctttaccatgctgtctgtggctaacaaggcttggggggccctttcccctctggctggaaggggctgggtcccagtccctgaggggcacccaggctcctggatggaattgctgtgcaagtccctcagtgtcacagcagccttcacacggagccccgtggatcagagcattttccacaggggCCCTTAGAGCAAACAgggtctggcaggatgtgttaaacaatataaaaaatatatacatattttttacacatatgtgtatacacatatatacccacatatatatgtgaatatattaatatatatatatatatgtctttatatactataaatatgtatatagatatttattatatcaatatttcacttgtacaaatgcatattagctcaagattaaaaccttctgttgctccatgtgggagcattccaataatcattgttccttctgaaagtgctgtttcctatgtactctcaacaaattcatctttgtctgcccaaacccacaaggtgttttccttttccatttgcaatttttggatgcacttgaagccatccaggggtgcagcttcttttacccgactgccccactgctcacaaggggctccgacctcagcccactccagagccagggaactccagggaagggcttcccagctggcaatttctgatgggactgattcctcacatttacattgaacaaatgacattttgttggcatctggccagactgtgccagttttgttttaccagtgggcagggtcagcaccagagatacagactccagctgaaggaatcagtgtcatttcctgcagctcagagcagcaaagaatcacaaaaggagcagctcagcaatgcacccaaccatccccaccaaagattgcctgcagtgattaacaaagatccagcagcatttaccctcagcctttaccatcccccagacccacacagcagctggggaagctgtcacagccaagggctgcagagccactcctgggcactgggaattcctgcaggtgcctccagccccaggtgaggctccaaccccgctgggagagggcccagctctgacagtgctgaatgaacaaactgacagcactgctagtgtggcaacatctgctttcatcctcctcttgggtccctcccaaagcctggccagggctcaaggaggaaccaagggagctgactttgaccatacagccccaaacaaggccagatgtcagatttcatggccttgtctggcttctaaatacacaaaggtcaatacatgtttcactaaggagtggctacatctatcacagtgttaatgaccatgcatatttcatcagggagcagatacaaagataacctttgcttggaaggttcatccagaggccacctttggctcagggcctgctgtccaggcctcactcagggctggtgtccaggccttggcacttcagggacgtggtttagtgctgggcttggcactgctgggtgaccGGCTGtactgggtgagctcagagggcttttccaacagaaaggattctgtgattccatgattatatccgctgcattcagctggggctattttagcagcattcctttgctccaaaagttcccttttgcccagctcctgtggcctgaggcttcagctccttcagctcctggtgctgagctgctcatgctgaacaaGACGGCtcggagagaagaacacagtccatgcaattccttctgggacacggagaggggaggctgtgcaaacaggagcttgtttgctgtggcctcctcctctgcccttcacacTTTTCAgcgctttgaaccagccaagagctttctccaagagtgcaatggagcagctgttcctgctcccaggcctggctctctccagtctctgcccttgcctggttctgtccctcttgctgtgccctctgttcccccagggctcgctggctgctgcccaggactgtggcactggcacagatccagtgctccagagcctcctttctgtgcccttgcagctgcctgggcacagcagccttttccatctggaagctccccatggacagggagtgcccagctccgttccttgcacagcctccaggagcccagggctgccatctccagtccctgctggccctgggggctcccaggtgcctcaggctgctgtgacaccgctgcacacgggagggaagaggggcaggggctgtgctcaaagtcagctccatgtgctgctgctgctgctgctgctgtggggtcatttgtgcagccctgtctgcccagagtcagggatcagatgctgccagtctcttccagccctggctgctcagagtttgggccttggagccccaggtggccaaaggcagctgctgctggtccctctgtgtgcccgtgctcagcagtgctgctccatcagtctgtgcccagcaacggggaaaagcctcagccctgcagggccaggagctgccgggctctgcctgagcagctcagccagcaggaagggagctgctccacatggGAACCAAGAGCAAAGGACATTCCTTTtataggacatgttttctattgaaaggaaaaaaaaaggaaaaagtaatcaaaaactatataaaatgtgaaagtgtgaaaaaaccccaagtgtgCAGTGAAAAGTCATCTCTAACTTTGAATTAAGAGGCAACTtatcttttgaaaagaaaagttatttactttgtaaatgtgctgatggcatggatccatcttactgacctcagcagtctttttaaaaagtttttggggattgtttccaatattgttattttaaattgtggtcGAGGCAAGAGGAagttgctttgtgcccttccagctccaagcaggactgggaatggaaactctttcaaagcccaaatcctttacaagacgaccttccttctcagcctgggaatgagcgGAACATTCCCATTGAAActttcagggatttcttagagtcacaaagtccctctgacagctttttgctctggtgtggaagtgcagaagggcaattctccatccaccagctccagactgcactgcctctggagcacggcccactcgccagctttggcccactcgtggcactgccagaggaggaagaaagtgcaattgcacaattccagccaataaagaaggaagaatgggacagacaaaacaccctgtgcagatccaggcgTTCAGCTGCtactgtggagagtttgggtccttgccagttggatgtgtgtccccagctgcaatctctgggcctgcagcagagtctcactcacctgccaaagcagaaagctcaggcgctgtgctcgcaacgggctcgtctgatgcagagctgtcagagcaatgtgagggcagagccagcccagctgggcccagggctgagcccagctgagccctggcagagcccagagcagcctcagcagccgcagagcccggctgcaaggagagaaagcagaaaccgcccgtcagctgagggctcctgtgcccttgtgccaaggcctgcggtgcccaggccatgctggcagtgcccagagctgcccatccctgctgcctttggcagcagagcaggagggcagcacatgtgcccagcctgcagccagccacggcacatccagccctcagcagctgcccagagccaaaaagcagctgggcagctgactgaagaattcattgtatctgccccagcaaagggggaacctttggtgcccagctgtgccatgcccagatCCGGGAGCAACCCCCTGCCTATAGACTCACCTGCAAATTGGAcctggagcctggctttgaagaaggtgccagaatccaAGTCCATCATCTTCAGCTGGCCAGGCCAAGGAAGAGATTGTCATCTTTGAGGTTGTCCTTGgtgtctccagcaccagccccatttggaacagcttctccaggggctccttctccttccctggggtcagaccaggctgtcagggctctgcccagggccccagccatCCATGAAccatacaaacaaaaccagggggATGGTGGCCACCAGTGCTTGTCACACCGggtctccagctcagctccagcccaagagctgcatgttcccttctgctgacccctgctcagagctacaggcaggacaaaaccagcctggTTTGCTTTGCCACTGATTGCCAAGAGATGTGTGGAGCTGGTACCTGCCAGGCCCCTGGATCCAACTGTGCACGTGGATCTCTTCAGTCTTCTAGGGCAGAGGAACACCCTTCACCCAAGGATGACAGAAAAGATCTTCTAAGGATGGCCTGTCCGAGGGTTGCATGGACAAACACCTCTTAATGACATCTTGGCACGCTGGGGAGAGAAACCAGAAATCACCAGTCAGTTGGAGAAGTTGCCCTCCTGTTCCCATGCCCAGGTCATGCTgggtgtgcccagagctgggcctaaACTTCCCCGTGGATGCTCTGTTTGGaggacagcaggagagcaggacatgtgcaacctcctcagcagctgccagagtggTTTGCCCATGAGCCCGCTGCTGTCTCCCAGCACTGGTATTCCCCCCGTGCCCAGAGATGAGGATCCACCTTGAGAGAGCCATCGTGGGAACAAGATTCGCCCCCGGATGATCTCCTGGCCCCTCCTGAATGGGTGCTTCCCCATGAccaggtggcacagcaggaggcCCAGGGACCAGATCGTGGCTGCCTCGCCATGGTAGCGTTGGTGCTGGATCCACTCTGGTGGGCTGTAGGACAGGGTTCCTGtggaacacagacacagctcagcagggggctgctgctgctcccagagcccggccccagcatccctgggcctGTGGGGCCGCCCCAGAGGCACACGGGGTGAGCGCTGCCCTCTCACCAGCACTTGGGACTTGTGCACAAACTTGGGGATGGAAAAGAAGCCACTGGTCTTGGAAGAGGGCAGAAGAAACACAAGGAAGGCCCAACCAtgacacacaaaggaaaaacccacccagTAGTGGAGAAAACCCACTCTCCCTCCCACCCAGAACAACTCGGCCTTAgcatcaatcccatcccagtgctgcaccCAGGCTGGGCCACGAGATGCCCAGGAGCACACCCTGCGAGGGCTCACCTGCAAACTGCGTGTAGGCTGTGTCTTGGAGGAAGGCGCCACAGCCAAAGTCGATCAGTTTCAGCTGCCCGCTGGCCAGGTCGAGCAGGACATTCTCGGGCTTGATGTCCCGGTGCAGGACCccgcagctggtgcagtgccgcacggcctccagcacctggcggaACAGCTCCCGCGCCTCCTCCTCCGGCAGGAACCCCCGCTCCGCCAGGAAACCCGAGAGCTCCTGGCACCGCTCCGGacgctccagcaccagcaggaagcTGTCGGGGAGCTCAAgccactccaggagctgaatgACACCGCCACAGCGACCGGacaccttggccagcagcacgatctccaggggtgcgctggtgccgtcgggctgcgggaggagcacGACGCCGTCAGTGGGGCCGAGGCCGTGCcggggctctgggagccctcagccagcccgggATGCTCTGCATGCCCCGCTCAACCCACGCCCGCTCTCCCCGCAGGGCTCACGGCGGCTCCCACCGCGCCGGGCCCCGGCTCCTCCtcgcccggcacggcccggctgctgccgctggctccgctcactcaccagctcgCCCCAGTGCCGGATGCGATCCCTCGGCACGCGTTTGATGGCCACCTGCGAGCGAGGGAGAGCAGCGGGCTGAGCTCGCCGCCCGTCATGCCCAGacgcatcctcctcctcctcctccctcccctctgcctgcGTCCGCCGCCGGCCCAGCCGCTCACCGGGGCGCCGTCCGAGAGCCGCGTGGCCGCAAAGACGCTGCCGAAGCCGCCGCGCCCCAGCAGCGATCCCAGCCGGtaccgctcctgcagggcctcctgcgccgtccctgcgggcgggacgcggcttTCAGAGCTCGGCCCGGGTCCAgcaacggcccccgagcgcccctcacccgccccgggcccggcatCCCCACCCGCCCCAGGCCCTGGTGGCTtggggccggcggccgcgctgccgagcggcggagctcgggccggggaagccgcagCGGAGGCGGagggagcggccgcgccgcgtgTGTGCTCCGCGGGCCCCGGGAGAAGCCGGGGCCGGGACCGGGGTCGGGACCGGACCCTGCGTTGGGTCCGGGTccgggctcgggccaggcggagccgaagggcggcgatgccgcccccgcaccaggcactgatgcccgcccagcagcgccaccgccagtacggccagagccgggcggaggcgagaccgcggcgggacggccggggccgggcacggggcagccccgcccggggccgggggcgggccgggggcatggccctgccctgcaggggagagggaggcggggagaggagagggacgctGGGAAACGGACACTgagagaagggtgcccgacagcgggaaagggagagaaagagaaataaagag
Coding sequences:
- the LOC131562123 gene encoding serine/threonine-protein kinase pim-1-like, encoding MPRSVRPRSTRVQKRPRFTPKPAWQRPDPPSSPRIPPIPPNPPADTPNLSRADPAATIAAPASPEHFGGKHPGHFGGKFPELRPENAAAGPKPPGPGAGGDAGPGAGEGRSGAVAGPGPSSESRVPPAGTAQEALQERYRLGSLLGRGGFGSVFAATRLSDGAPVAIKRVPRDRIRHWGELPDGTSAPLEIVLLAKVSGRCGGVIQLLEWLELPDSFLLVLERPERCQELSGFLAERGFLPEEEARELFRQVLEAVRHCTSCGVLHRDIKPENVLLDLASGQLKLIDFGCGAFLQDTAYTQFAGTLSYSPPEWIQHQRYHGEAATIWSLGLLLCHLVMGKHPFRRGQEIIRGRILFPRWLSQACQDVIKRCLSMQPSDRPSLEDLFCHPWVKGVPLP